A window of the Myxococcales bacterium genome harbors these coding sequences:
- a CDS encoding ADP-ribosylglycohydrolase family protein: protein MSWTAPADRDRGLGALWGLALGDALGTTLEFTTPPAPPYPTLAAGPLDDIVGGGPFDVVPGAVTDDTQLAAAVAQSLIVGDGDLDRSDLAARFVDWSAHAFDIGGQTGAVLRRLGAGASVDDAARAVWLERGREAAGNGGLMRAAPIAVAYCTRPDALVDAALAECGLTHWDPRCRLAQVAYDAALACAVAPGGAATAAAMLAAARAGLDEGAARLDAIGDDRDRVTAAHAALAEDLDAAERADPGVTDERLHLHRHQGFVRVAFRLAFWHLVHAPDFVTGVIDVVNRGGDADTNGAIVGAMLGARDGLATLPRRWVERVHDAVPPDAALATRYHPRALVELLP, encoded by the coding sequence ATGTCGTGGACCGCGCCGGCCGATCGCGATCGTGGGCTCGGTGCGCTGTGGGGGCTCGCGCTCGGCGACGCGCTGGGCACGACGCTCGAGTTCACGACCCCGCCGGCCCCGCCCTATCCGACCCTCGCGGCGGGGCCGCTCGACGACATCGTCGGCGGCGGCCCCTTCGACGTCGTGCCCGGCGCTGTCACCGACGACACCCAGCTGGCCGCGGCCGTGGCCCAGAGCCTGATCGTCGGCGACGGCGATCTCGATCGGAGCGATCTCGCGGCCCGCTTCGTCGACTGGAGCGCCCACGCCTTCGACATCGGCGGCCAGACCGGCGCGGTGCTGCGTCGGCTCGGGGCCGGCGCGTCGGTCGACGACGCCGCGCGCGCGGTCTGGCTCGAGCGCGGGCGCGAGGCCGCCGGCAACGGCGGCTTGATGCGCGCGGCGCCGATCGCCGTGGCCTACTGCACCCGGCCCGACGCCCTCGTCGACGCCGCGCTGGCCGAGTGCGGTCTGACCCACTGGGATCCGCGCTGCCGCCTGGCCCAGGTCGCCTACGACGCCGCGCTGGCGTGCGCCGTCGCCCCCGGCGGCGCGGCGACCGCGGCCGCGATGCTGGCGGCGGCTCGGGCCGGGCTCGACGAGGGCGCCGCCCGCCTCGACGCGATCGGCGACGATCGCGATCGCGTCACCGCCGCCCACGCCGCGCTGGCCGAGGATCTCGACGCCGCCGAGCGCGCCGACCCGGGCGTGACCGACGAGCGGCTCCACCTGCACCGCCACCAGGGCTTCGTCCGGGTCGCGTTCCGCCTGGCGTTCTGGCACCTGGTCCACGCCCCCGACTTCGTCACCGGGGTCATCGACGTGGTCAACCGCGGCGGCGACGCCGACACCAACGGCGCGATCGTCGGCGCGATGCTGGGCGCCCGCGACGGGCTGGCGACCTTGCCGCGTCGGTGGGTCGAGCGGGTCCACGACGCGGTCCCGCCCGACGCGGCCCTGGCCACGCGCTACCACCCGCGCGCGCTCGTCGAGCTGCTGCCATGA
- a CDS encoding aminotransferase class V-fold PLP-dependent enzyme, giving the protein MIDLATPAAPLAAFGLDPEVLHWNHGSWGACPRAALAAQDAVRARIEAATMRFFVVELAPALAAARAAVAAFVGADADGLAFVPNATTAIATALADLELAPGDELVTTSHAYRACKNQLDRLAAQTGARVVVAAVPLPLVDDAAPEAAIRACVGPRTRAVLCDHIASPTAVVFDVAALAATLPPTVALIVDGAHAPGQLPLALATAGATYYAGNLHKWTCAPKGAAFLWVAPARRAHVRPLVISHGASMPTDGTTRFRLEHDWTGSHDPSPYLVAPTAIATVAELGGGWDAVRARGHALALAAAAEVAAALDADPIVAPGLAARRHGAMAALAIALPAGATPLAVERALLARGVEVPIVDHPASPGPLLRLSAHLYSCLADVAPLVAHLRALGVRGRRLA; this is encoded by the coding sequence ATGATCGACCTGGCCACGCCGGCGGCGCCGCTGGCCGCGTTCGGGCTCGATCCCGAGGTGCTGCACTGGAACCACGGCTCGTGGGGCGCGTGCCCGCGCGCGGCGCTCGCGGCCCAGGACGCGGTGCGCGCGCGGATCGAGGCCGCGACGATGCGCTTCTTCGTGGTCGAGCTGGCGCCGGCGCTGGCCGCGGCCCGGGCCGCGGTGGCGGCGTTCGTCGGCGCCGACGCCGACGGGCTCGCGTTCGTGCCCAACGCCACCACCGCGATCGCCACCGCGCTCGCCGATCTCGAGCTGGCGCCGGGCGACGAGCTGGTGACCACCAGCCACGCCTACCGCGCCTGCAAGAACCAGCTCGACCGGCTCGCGGCCCAGACCGGCGCCCGGGTCGTGGTCGCGGCGGTGCCGCTGCCGCTGGTCGACGACGCGGCGCCCGAGGCCGCGATCCGCGCGTGCGTCGGGCCGCGCACCCGCGCGGTCCTGTGCGACCACATCGCCAGCCCGACCGCGGTGGTGTTCGACGTCGCGGCGCTGGCGGCGACGCTGCCGCCGACGGTGGCGCTGATCGTCGACGGCGCCCACGCCCCGGGCCAGCTCCCGCTGGCGCTCGCGACCGCGGGCGCGACCTACTACGCCGGCAACCTGCACAAGTGGACGTGCGCGCCCAAGGGCGCCGCGTTCCTGTGGGTGGCGCCGGCCCGCCGCGCCCACGTGCGACCGCTGGTGATCAGCCACGGCGCGTCGATGCCGACCGACGGCACCACGCGCTTCCGCCTCGAGCACGACTGGACCGGCAGCCACGACCCGTCGCCGTACCTGGTGGCGCCGACGGCGATCGCCACGGTCGCCGAGCTGGGCGGCGGCTGGGACGCGGTCCGGGCCCGGGGCCATGCGCTGGCGCTAGCGGCCGCGGCCGAGGTCGCCGCGGCGCTCGACGCCGATCCGATCGTCGCGCCGGGCCTGGCGGCGCGGCGCCACGGCGCGATGGCGGCGCTGGCGATCGCCCTGCCGGCCGGGGCCACGCCGCTGGCGGTCGAGCGCGCGCTGCTGGCCCGGGGCGTCGAGGTGCCGATCGTCGACCACCCGGCCAGCCCGGGGCCGCTGCTGCGCCTGTCGGCCCACCTGTACAGCTGCCTGGCCGACGTCGCGCCGCTGGTCGCGCACCTGCGCGCGCTCGGCGTCCGCGGCCGGAGGCTCGCGTGA
- a CDS encoding serine/threonine protein phosphatase, whose amino-acid sequence MSGRTFVVGDVHGERALLQRLLAELPFIAPDDALVFLGDYVDRGPDSRGVVEILRRLPEATAGQVVCLRGNHEDALLQAVDDRDPSFILPIGNGVAATYRSFIDEPDADPFGEAHVARYFAPGTWLPAPVIAWFRTLPLWHRDAHATYVHAGLEGEGAVWRLPEASAPKALLWQREPDFFGEYAGPPLVFGHTPVPDLPPLDPTRTAPWRRGPLIGIDTSAGKGGPLTCLELPARTIVQCFPDGRVSRGSVDDA is encoded by the coding sequence GTGAGCGGCCGCACGTTCGTCGTCGGCGACGTCCACGGCGAGCGGGCGCTCTTGCAGCGCCTGCTGGCCGAGCTGCCGTTCATCGCGCCCGACGACGCGCTGGTGTTCCTCGGCGACTACGTCGACCGCGGGCCCGACAGCCGCGGCGTCGTCGAGATCCTGCGGCGGCTGCCCGAGGCGACCGCCGGGCAGGTCGTGTGCCTGCGCGGCAACCACGAGGACGCGCTGCTGCAGGCCGTCGACGATCGCGATCCCAGCTTCATCCTGCCGATCGGCAACGGCGTCGCGGCCACGTACCGATCGTTCATCGACGAGCCCGACGCCGACCCGTTCGGCGAGGCCCACGTCGCGCGCTACTTCGCGCCGGGCACGTGGCTGCCGGCGCCGGTGATCGCGTGGTTCCGGACGCTGCCGCTGTGGCACCGCGACGCCCACGCCACCTACGTCCACGCCGGGCTCGAGGGCGAGGGCGCGGTCTGGCGCCTGCCCGAGGCGTCGGCCCCCAAGGCGCTCTTGTGGCAGCGCGAGCCCGACTTCTTCGGCGAGTACGCCGGGCCGCCGCTGGTGTTCGGCCACACCCCGGTCCCCGATCTGCCGCCGCTCGATCCGACCCGCACCGCGCCGTGGCGGCGCGGCCCGTTGATCGGCATCGACACCAGCGCCGGCAAGGGCGGCCCGCTGACCTGCCTCGAGCTGCCGGCCCGGACGATCGTGCAGTGCTTCCCCGACGGCCGGGTGAGCCGCGGCTCGGTCGACGACGCCTGA
- a CDS encoding acyl-CoA thioesterase, with the protein MDNDVYGHVNNVTYYSYFDTAANTYLIDAGGLDIHGGDVIGLVVESACQYHAPIGFPSPLTAGVRVDRLGQRAVTYGIAIFVDDAAAHERDLAVAHGHFVHVFVDRATRRPVAIPARVRAALAAIVVTPA; encoded by the coding sequence ATGGACAACGACGTCTACGGCCACGTCAACAACGTCACCTACTACAGCTACTTCGACACCGCCGCCAACACGTACCTGATCGACGCCGGCGGCCTCGACATCCACGGCGGCGACGTCATCGGGCTGGTGGTCGAGTCGGCGTGCCAGTACCACGCGCCGATCGGGTTCCCGTCGCCGCTGACCGCCGGGGTCCGGGTCGATCGCCTGGGCCAGCGCGCCGTGACCTACGGCATCGCGATCTTCGTCGACGACGCGGCCGCGCACGAGCGCGACCTCGCGGTCGCCCACGGCCACTTCGTCCACGTGTTCGTCGACCGCGCGACCCGGCGACCGGTCGCGATCCCCGCGCGCGTGCGCGCGGCGCTGGCGGCGATCGTGGTCACGCCGGCCTGA
- a CDS encoding iron-containing alcohol dehydrogenase: MACGHLAAVAAGCDPCFTVDASRVTFGPGALAEVGVRARALGMTRALVVTDARLRALPWFAEVAAALAAAGVDAVVFDEVAVEPTDRSIADAVAAARAAGVDGLVSLGGGSTIDTAKLANLGAVCGADVLRFVPAPHGRGEVIDRPLLPHLACPTTSGTGSEVTGIAIFDVRALHAKTGVASARLRPTEAVIDPRVTATLPAAVVAASGLDVLCHALESYTARPHGARPAPAPATARPMSQGANPWSDLGCREALRLLGVYLVRAATDAADAEARAQVMWAATLAGIAFGNAGVHVPHAMAYAVAGGVRGFVADGYPAGAPLIPHGFAVAVNAPAVVTALAATAPARHLEAAALLGGDVGGAAPTDAGAVLAATVAALMRAIAAPADLRAVGYGVDDVPALVAATVPQRRLLDNAPLAVTAPLLTELFAAALGAP; encoded by the coding sequence ATGGCGTGCGGCCACCTCGCGGCGGTCGCGGCCGGCTGCGATCCGTGCTTCACCGTCGACGCGTCGCGGGTCACGTTCGGGCCGGGCGCGCTGGCCGAGGTCGGCGTCCGGGCCCGCGCCCTGGGCATGACCCGCGCGCTCGTGGTCACCGACGCGCGCCTCCGGGCGCTGCCGTGGTTCGCCGAGGTCGCCGCCGCGCTCGCCGCGGCCGGCGTCGACGCGGTCGTCTTCGACGAGGTCGCGGTCGAGCCGACCGATCGCTCGATCGCCGACGCGGTCGCGGCGGCGCGCGCGGCCGGCGTCGACGGGCTGGTGTCGCTGGGCGGCGGCTCGACGATCGACACCGCCAAGCTGGCCAACCTGGGCGCGGTCTGTGGCGCCGACGTGCTGCGGTTCGTGCCGGCGCCCCACGGCCGCGGCGAGGTGATCGACCGGCCGCTCCTGCCGCACCTGGCGTGCCCGACCACCTCGGGCACCGGCAGCGAGGTCACCGGCATCGCGATCTTCGACGTGCGCGCGCTCCACGCCAAGACCGGCGTCGCGTCGGCGCGGCTGCGGCCGACCGAGGCGGTGATCGATCCGCGCGTGACCGCGACCCTGCCGGCGGCGGTGGTCGCGGCCTCGGGCCTCGACGTCCTGTGCCACGCGCTCGAGTCGTACACGGCGCGGCCCCACGGCGCGCGGCCCGCGCCGGCGCCGGCGACCGCGCGGCCGATGAGCCAGGGCGCCAACCCGTGGAGCGACCTCGGCTGCCGCGAGGCGCTGCGCCTGCTGGGCGTGTACCTCGTGCGGGCCGCGACCGACGCCGCCGACGCCGAGGCCCGGGCCCAGGTGATGTGGGCCGCGACCCTGGCCGGCATCGCGTTCGGCAACGCCGGGGTCCACGTGCCGCACGCGATGGCGTACGCGGTCGCCGGCGGCGTGCGCGGGTTCGTCGCCGACGGCTACCCGGCCGGCGCGCCGCTGATCCCGCACGGGTTCGCGGTGGCGGTCAACGCGCCCGCGGTCGTGACCGCGCTGGCCGCGACCGCGCCGGCGCGCCACCTCGAGGCGGCGGCGCTGCTCGGGGGCGACGTGGGCGGGGCGGCCCCGACCGACGCCGGCGCGGTGCTGGCCGCGACGGTGGCCGCGCTGATGCGCGCGATCGCGGCGCCCGCGGATCTGCGCGCCGTCGGGTACGGCGTCGACGACGTGCCGGCGCTGGTGGCGGCGACCGTGCCGCAGCGGCGCCTGCTCGACAACGCGCCGCTGGCGGTGACCGCGCCGCTCTTGACCGAGCTGTTCGCGGCCGCGCTGGGGGCGCCGTGA
- a CDS encoding serine/threonine protein kinase, giving the protein MEGRGKVTKEVLCEEARFILANVMAEARYGRQNRFDDIRRVCEGAVSIPFGEYVSFLEKSGYLRQDRNGDSLEVTPEGEDVVNGGNLTDFTERAVAHFKKLRQTRTQAGLLGPNAPGMTTNSGVVSSAQGGASGAMAAPRKDALAGKMMSSGGRPSIAVGGEIAGVGAEDARYEKLASLGSGGIGTVYRARQVALNREVALKEVRDLFGFFSEDQRYEIVRRFSDVVRASATLAHPNILPIHDVNLEREFPYVVTELAPNGSARRLINDAEDIPVDLVFKYLLQTLHALRAAHAQRVYHRGLKPEQLLIDGYGNVKVADFGFSRVVERDHAVIRQVYVGMGNVAYMAPELYADPMGAGAQTDIYALGIIFYELLTRKLPGRRSPMPSTINAALPTGIDDIFDKMTRDSRTERYTTVDDILEDIDRLEGLGDLLDKQTQVLVGENPLTSIRFREGSEEPMGAPLDEDGDGDKKGPVHRPYSFQQRRGKKP; this is encoded by the coding sequence ATGGAAGGCCGCGGCAAGGTCACCAAAGAAGTCCTGTGCGAGGAAGCTCGCTTCATCCTCGCCAACGTGATGGCCGAGGCAAGGTACGGGCGACAGAACCGCTTCGACGACATCCGCCGGGTGTGCGAGGGCGCGGTCTCGATCCCGTTCGGGGAGTACGTCAGCTTCCTCGAGAAGTCGGGGTACCTGCGCCAGGATCGCAACGGCGACTCGCTCGAGGTCACGCCCGAGGGCGAGGACGTCGTCAACGGCGGCAACCTCACCGACTTCACCGAGCGCGCGGTCGCGCACTTCAAGAAGCTGCGCCAGACCCGGACCCAGGCCGGCCTGCTGGGGCCCAACGCGCCCGGCATGACGACGAACTCCGGCGTGGTGTCGTCGGCCCAGGGCGGCGCCTCGGGCGCCATGGCGGCGCCGCGCAAGGACGCGCTGGCCGGCAAGATGATGTCGTCGGGCGGGCGCCCGTCGATCGCGGTCGGCGGCGAGATCGCCGGCGTCGGCGCCGAGGACGCGCGCTACGAGAAGCTGGCGTCGCTCGGCTCGGGCGGCATCGGCACGGTCTACCGGGCCCGTCAGGTCGCGCTCAACCGCGAGGTCGCGCTCAAGGAGGTGCGCGATCTGTTCGGGTTCTTCAGCGAGGACCAGCGCTACGAGATCGTGCGGCGGTTCAGCGACGTCGTCCGCGCGTCGGCGACCTTGGCCCACCCCAACATCCTGCCGATCCACGACGTCAACCTCGAGCGCGAGTTCCCCTACGTCGTCACCGAGCTGGCGCCCAACGGCTCGGCCCGCCGGCTGATCAACGACGCCGAGGACATCCCGGTCGATCTGGTCTTCAAGTACCTGCTCCAGACGCTGCACGCGCTGCGGGCCGCCCACGCCCAGCGGGTCTACCACCGCGGCCTCAAGCCCGAGCAGCTGCTGATCGACGGCTACGGCAACGTCAAGGTCGCCGACTTCGGCTTCTCGCGCGTGGTCGAGCGCGACCACGCGGTGATCCGCCAGGTCTACGTCGGCATGGGCAACGTCGCGTACATGGCGCCGGAGCTGTACGCCGACCCGATGGGCGCCGGCGCCCAGACCGACATCTACGCGCTCGGGATCATCTTCTACGAGCTCCTGACCCGGAAGCTGCCGGGCCGGCGCTCGCCGATGCCGTCGACGATCAACGCCGCGCTGCCGACCGGCATCGACGACATCTTCGACAAGATGACCCGGGACTCGCGCACCGAGCGCTACACCACGGTCGACGACATCCTCGAGGACATCGACCGGCTCGAGGGCCTCGGCGACCTGCTCGACAAGCAGACCCAGGTGCTCGTGGGCGAGAACCCGCTGACGTCGATCCGCTTCCGCGAGGGCTCCGAGGAGCCGATGGGCGCGCCGCTCGACGAGGACGGCGACGGCGACAAGAAGGGGCCGGTCCACCGGCCGTACTCGTTCCAGCAGCGGCGCGGCAAGAAGCCCTGA
- a CDS encoding (deoxy)nucleoside triphosphate pyrophosphohydrolase has product MTVRTRKLVVAGVLVDGDGRVLITRRRDDQPLGGFWEFPGGKLERGEAPIAGLVRELDEELGAAVEVRRVWEVLHHPYPEFDLLMIVYACRLAPGAHARAVEVADLAWCRPDQLGAYTILPADAPLVARLLAEGAPAV; this is encoded by the coding sequence ATGACGGTGCGGACGCGCAAGCTTGTCGTCGCTGGGGTGCTGGTCGATGGCGACGGGCGCGTGCTCATCACGCGCCGACGCGACGATCAACCGCTGGGCGGGTTCTGGGAGTTTCCGGGCGGCAAGCTCGAGCGCGGCGAGGCCCCGATCGCCGGCCTCGTGCGCGAGCTCGACGAGGAGCTGGGCGCCGCGGTCGAGGTCCGGCGGGTGTGGGAGGTGTTGCACCACCCGTACCCCGAGTTCGACCTGCTGATGATCGTCTACGCGTGCCGGCTCGCGCCCGGCGCGCACGCCCGCGCGGTCGAGGTCGCCGACCTGGCCTGGTGCCGCCCGGACCAGCTCGGCGCGTACACGATCCTGCCCGCCGACGCGCCCCTGGTGGCGCGGTTGCTGGCCGAGGGCGCCCCCGCTGTTTGA
- a CDS encoding DUF507 family protein → MKLYAGKVDTIAAEVINKLTGDGDLEVSDPHEAQLDVASVLKEYLRVDRELTERAKDILEIRGLPHGHLFRTKKQLADQKDFGLGEEALTWITNQMVETFMQSKNVDEVYAEDVTLRKKIKEIVRKHMAVEDELDQEVRNRLKNIQEGSSAWDLEYARVLDQVKQKHGLKE, encoded by the coding sequence ATGAAACTGTACGCGGGCAAAGTCGACACGATCGCGGCCGAGGTCATCAACAAGCTCACCGGCGACGGTGACCTCGAGGTGTCCGACCCGCACGAGGCCCAGCTCGACGTGGCCTCGGTGCTCAAGGAGTACCTGCGTGTCGACCGCGAGCTGACCGAGCGGGCCAAGGACATCCTCGAGATCCGCGGCCTGCCCCACGGCCACCTGTTCCGGACCAAGAAGCAGCTCGCCGACCAGAAGGACTTCGGCCTCGGCGAGGAGGCCCTGACCTGGATCACGAACCAGATGGTCGAGACCTTCATGCAGTCGAAGAACGTCGACGAGGTCTACGCCGAGGACGTGACCCTGCGGAAGAAGATCAAGGAGATCGTCCGCAAGCACATGGCGGTCGAGGACGAGCTCGATCAGGAAGTCCGGAACCGGCTCAAGAACATCCAGGAGGGGTCGTCGGCGTGGGACCTCGAGTACGCGCGCGTGCTCGATCAGGTCAAGCAGAAGCACGGCCTCAAGGAGTAG
- a CDS encoding creatininase family protein, whose translation MTARGAHLHQLTTVELGALLAAGPVVALVPIGSTEPHGPHLGLGTDVAISTAACARAVDLLAERGTTAVIAPAVPYGVTECAAGFAGAVSVPGPILTAFVGAVCDGLVAQGFAQVALVNNHLEPDHDAAIRAVAIDRPQVVVACPLTRRWARTLSAEFKSGACHAGRYETSIVLAAEPALVDEAARATLAPVPISLAEQLRAGVTTFVAMGMRDAYAGDPAAATAAEGAEQIERLAEMIVGELSTP comes from the coding sequence ATGACCGCGCGCGGCGCGCACCTGCACCAGCTGACCACCGTCGAGCTCGGCGCGCTGCTCGCGGCCGGGCCGGTGGTGGCGCTGGTGCCGATCGGCTCGACCGAGCCCCACGGCCCGCACCTGGGGCTGGGCACCGACGTCGCGATCTCGACGGCGGCGTGCGCGCGCGCGGTCGACCTGCTGGCGGAGCGCGGGACCACGGCGGTGATCGCGCCGGCCGTGCCCTACGGCGTCACCGAGTGCGCGGCCGGGTTCGCCGGCGCCGTCAGCGTGCCGGGCCCGATCTTGACCGCGTTCGTCGGCGCGGTGTGTGACGGGCTGGTGGCCCAGGGCTTCGCCCAGGTGGCGCTGGTCAACAACCACCTCGAGCCGGACCACGACGCCGCGATCCGCGCGGTCGCGATCGATCGGCCGCAGGTGGTGGTCGCGTGCCCGCTGACCCGGCGCTGGGCCCGGACGCTGTCCGCCGAGTTCAAGAGCGGGGCCTGCCACGCCGGGCGCTACGAGACCTCGATCGTGCTCGCGGCCGAGCCGGCGCTGGTCGACGAGGCCGCGCGCGCGACCCTGGCCCCGGTGCCGATCAGCCTGGCGGAGCAGCTGCGCGCCGGCGTCACGACGTTCGTGGCGATGGGCATGCGCGACGCCTACGCCGGCGACCCGGCCGCCGCCACCGCCGCGGAGGGCGCCGAGCAGATCGAGCGGCTGGCCGAGATGATCGTCGGCGAGCTGTCCACCCCATAA
- a CDS encoding benzoate-CoA ligase family protein, with protein MTDVRFPDDFNLADYWLFARVRAGRGDHPAIRFGDRAWTYAEVADRSAALARALVRLGLAPEQRVYIVLPDLPPFAWAIFAILAAGGVVTMGNPAVPPADLAGVIDYVRAQVVVTTPAVADALVAHLAPGQPPIGFLLVPDAGTDGDPEAACAAGPALAASGLAWRAVTDAIAAGRADAAPLPRTHRDDPAIWLFTSGSTGRPKAAMHCHRDFAFNTEVYAKGTMGYRADDVTVSVPRLFFGYATGTNLWFPFAVGATVALFAERPTPESLAAAIARYRPTIVTNVPTMLGKLLDHDDELRAAGRPGLDLGSVRFHLSAGEALPAPLYERFLARFGGAIYDGIGSAEMFHIYCSNRPGDVRLGTLGRVVDGYQLKILPEEARGADAAEVPVGEIGVLWVRGDSVAQGYFQDRDKSWLTFHGHWCRTGDLFRIDGDGYLYFSGRADDLLKVGGVFVAPTEVEDCLLAHPAVSAVAVIGADDAGLVKPKAVVVVRPEARARLAADADALAAELQDHVKARLSKYKYPRWVVFVDELPRNDRGKVDKRRLATEVNR; from the coding sequence ATGACCGACGTCCGCTTTCCGGACGACTTCAACCTGGCCGACTACTGGCTGTTCGCGCGGGTGCGCGCAGGGCGGGGCGACCACCCGGCCATCCGGTTCGGCGATCGGGCCTGGACGTACGCCGAGGTCGCCGATCGGAGCGCGGCCCTGGCGCGCGCGCTGGTGCGGCTGGGCCTGGCGCCCGAGCAGCGGGTCTACATCGTGCTGCCGGACCTGCCGCCGTTCGCGTGGGCGATCTTCGCGATCCTGGCGGCGGGCGGCGTCGTGACGATGGGCAACCCGGCGGTGCCGCCGGCCGATCTGGCCGGCGTGATCGACTACGTGCGCGCGCAGGTGGTGGTCACGACGCCCGCGGTCGCCGACGCGCTGGTCGCGCACCTGGCGCCGGGCCAGCCACCCATCGGGTTCCTGCTCGTGCCCGACGCCGGCACCGACGGCGACCCCGAGGCCGCGTGCGCCGCTGGCCCGGCGCTGGCCGCGAGCGGCCTGGCCTGGCGCGCGGTCACCGACGCGATCGCGGCCGGGCGCGCCGACGCCGCGCCGCTGCCGCGCACCCACCGCGACGATCCGGCGATCTGGCTGTTCACGTCGGGCTCGACCGGCCGGCCCAAGGCCGCGATGCACTGCCACCGCGACTTCGCGTTCAACACCGAGGTCTACGCCAAGGGCACGATGGGCTACCGCGCCGACGACGTCACCGTCAGCGTGCCGCGCTTGTTCTTCGGCTACGCGACCGGCACCAACCTGTGGTTCCCGTTCGCGGTCGGCGCCACGGTCGCGCTGTTCGCCGAGCGCCCGACGCCCGAGAGCCTGGCCGCGGCGATCGCGCGCTACCGGCCGACGATCGTCACCAACGTGCCGACGATGCTCGGCAAGCTGCTCGATCACGACGACGAGCTGCGCGCGGCCGGCCGGCCCGGGCTCGACCTCGGCAGCGTGCGCTTCCACCTGTCGGCGGGCGAGGCGCTGCCGGCGCCGCTGTACGAGCGGTTCCTGGCCCGGTTCGGCGGCGCGATCTACGACGGCATCGGCTCGGCCGAGATGTTCCACATCTACTGCAGCAACCGGCCCGGCGACGTGCGGCTGGGGACGCTCGGGCGCGTCGTCGACGGCTACCAGCTCAAGATCCTGCCCGAGGAGGCGCGCGGCGCCGACGCGGCCGAGGTGCCGGTCGGCGAGATCGGCGTCCTGTGGGTGCGCGGCGACAGCGTGGCCCAGGGCTACTTCCAGGATCGCGACAAGAGCTGGCTGACCTTCCACGGCCACTGGTGCCGCACCGGCGATCTGTTCCGGATCGACGGCGACGGCTACCTGTACTTCTCCGGGCGCGCCGACGATCTGCTCAAGGTCGGCGGCGTCTTCGTCGCCCCGACCGAGGTCGAGGACTGCCTGCTGGCGCACCCGGCCGTGAGCGCGGTCGCGGTGATCGGCGCCGACGACGCCGGGCTGGTCAAGCCCAAGGCGGTGGTCGTCGTGCGGCCCGAGGCCCGGGCCCGGCTGGCCGCCGACGCCGACGCGCTCGCGGCCGAGCTGCAGGACCACGTCAAGGCGCGGCTGTCGAAGTACAAGTACCCGCGCTGGGTGGTCTTCGTCGACGAGCTGCCGCGCAACGATCGCGGCAAGGTCGACAAGCGCCGGCTCGCGACCGAGGTCAACCGATGA
- a CDS encoding acyl-CoA dehydrogenase: MTIPLSTDDLPWFCDDGDRALAARLRAAAPALAASEDAADEPARDRAAVAALAAAGLFELVAPIDGAVRARSLCLARELLGWVSPRADSIFAVQGLGAYAVLAAGDAAQRAHLPDLAAGRAVAAFALTEPEAGSDVAAIATRATAAADGGYRLTGEKMFISNLGVAGVATVIATVDPALGRKGLTAFWLPLAQPGVTVIRQEPIAPHPLGRLVLDGARATRVGEVGAGFALAMRTLDTFRVSVAAAAVGMARRALDEASRHVRARAQFGKPLAEQPLVQAHLADMATQIDAARLLTWRAAAVKDAGTSRATVEVSMAKLFATEAAQDVIDRAVQLLGGRGVIVGAVVEHLYRAIRPLRIYEGTSEIQRTIIGRAIATGGPS; this comes from the coding sequence GTGACCATCCCGCTGTCGACCGACGACCTGCCGTGGTTCTGCGACGACGGCGACCGCGCGCTGGCCGCGCGGCTCCGCGCCGCCGCGCCGGCGCTCGCGGCCAGCGAGGACGCGGCCGACGAGCCGGCCCGCGATCGCGCGGCGGTGGCGGCGCTGGCCGCGGCCGGGCTGTTCGAGCTGGTGGCGCCGATCGACGGCGCGGTCCGGGCGCGCAGCCTGTGCCTGGCGCGCGAGCTGCTGGGCTGGGTCAGCCCGCGCGCTGACTCGATCTTCGCGGTCCAGGGCCTGGGCGCGTACGCGGTGCTGGCCGCTGGGGACGCCGCGCAGCGCGCGCACCTGCCGGACCTGGCCGCCGGGCGCGCGGTGGCCGCGTTCGCGCTGACCGAGCCCGAGGCCGGCAGCGACGTGGCCGCGATCGCCACCCGCGCCACCGCCGCGGCCGACGGCGGCTACCGCCTGACCGGCGAGAAGATGTTCATCTCCAACCTCGGCGTCGCCGGGGTCGCGACGGTGATCGCCACGGTCGATCCGGCGCTCGGGCGCAAGGGCCTGACCGCGTTCTGGCTGCCGCTCGCGCAGCCCGGCGTCACGGTGATCCGCCAGGAGCCGATCGCGCCGCACCCGCTCGGGCGGCTGGTGCTCGACGGCGCCCGCGCCACCCGGGTCGGCGAGGTCGGCGCCGGGTTCGCCCTGGCGATGCGCACGCTCGACACGTTCCGGGTCTCGGTGGCCGCGGCCGCGGTCGGCATGGCCCGGCGCGCGCTCGATGAGGCCAGCCGCCACGTCCGGGCCCGCGCGCAGTTCGGCAAGCCGCTGGCCGAGCAGCCGCTGGTGCAGGCGCACCTGGCCGACATGGCCACGCAGATCGACGCGGCCCGCCTGCTGACCTGGCGCGCCGCCGCGGTCAAGGACGCCGGCACCAGCCGCGCCACCGTCGAGGTGTCGATGGCCAAGCTGTTCGCGACCGAGGCGGCCCAGGACGTGATCGATCGCGCGGTCCAGCTCCTGGGCGGCCGCGGCGTCATCGTCGGCGCGGTGGTCGAGCACCTGTACCGCGCGATCCGGCCGCTGCGCATCTACGAGGGCACCAGCGAGATCCAGCGCACGATCATCGGCCGCGCCATCGCCACCGGAGGACCCTCATGA